The DNA region GATCGATAGCCTCGAGGGCTCAATGCCAACGGGACCGGGGACGCATGCAGCAACTTGTCGGTAGTGGAGCCGACGACGATCCGGCCGACCGCCCCGTCGGTTGACGACCCGAGCACCAGCACCGAGGCAGCGCAGTCCTCGGCCGCCTCCAGCAGTGCGGCCGTGATGGACCGGCCCGGCAGCGCGCAGTAGGAGATGTCGACCTCGACGCTCGTGTCGGTCAGATACTCCCGGGCCTTCGCCTCGGCGTGCTCGCCCAGCAGCCGGGCGTACTCGCCGAACTCGGCATCGACTTTCGCCAGCGACGGGGTGGACCACTGCCGCGGCACCACCGTCACCACCCTCATCGGCTGCCCGAGCGCGTACGCGAACTGCACCCCGAGATCGAGCGAGCCACGTCCTCCCTTGTGCGGGACGTACCCGACTAGCACGGTCATGCGTGGAGCCTCTCGGGAGTGCAGGAGCGGTTCCTGGTCATTCGTCTACCTCGTCGTCGACCTTCTCACCGGCGAGCAGCCGGCCCAGCACCGAGTGCTTGCGGCCGTACATCATGTAGAAGGTCAAGAACACCCCGACCCATAGTGCGAAGACGAGCCAGGTGATCGGCTTCAGGCTGATCAGGATGTAGCCGCAGACCACGATCGACAGGATCGGGGTGACCGGGAAGCCAGGCACCTTGAAGCCACGTGGCAGATCAGGCTGCCGGTAGCGCAGGATCATCACGCCGAGCGACACCACAATGAAGGCGGTCAAGGTGCCGATCGAGACCAGGTCGATCAGGTAGTCGAGCGGCACGAACGCGGCCAGGACGGACACCACGGCCGCCACGATGATGGTGTTGTTCACCGGGGTCTGGGTCTGCGGGCTGACCTTGGAGAAGACCTTCGGCAGCATCCCGTCGCGGCCCATCGCGAACAGGATCCGGGTCTGGCCGTACATCGTGACCAAGGTGACGGAGAAGATCGAGATCACCGCTCCCAAGGCCAGGATCGTCCCCCAGATGTTGTTGCCGGTGATGATCTCCAAGATCTTCGACAGGCCCGCCTCCGACTGGCCCTTGAAGTCGGTCCAGGGCTGCGCACCGATCGCCGAGATCGCCACCAGCAGATAGATCGCGATCACGGTGAACAGCGCGCCGATCAGCGCGCGCGGCATGGTCTTCTGCGGATCCTTCACCTCATCGCCGGCCGTCGACACCGCGTCCAGTCCGATGAAGGAGAAGAAGATGGTGCCGGCCGCGGCCGCGACGCCCGCAGCTCCGAAGGGAGCGAAGTCGGCGAAGTGGTTGGAGTCGAACGCGGTGAACGCAATGATCGAGAACATCACCAGCACCGAGAGCTTGATCACCACCATGACCGCGTTCACCTTGGCCGATTCGCTGGCTCCCCGGATCAGCAGGACCATGCACAGGAAGACCAGGACCACGGCCGGCAGGTTGATCAGACCGGTCGGCGCCGTCGGATCCTCGGCGAAGGGGGCATACAGGATGGCCTGCGGCAACGACACACCGGTGATGTTGTGCAGCGCCTCGTTCAGGTAGCCACTCCAACCCACCGCGACCGCCGCCGTCGAGACGCCGTACTCGAGCAGCAGGCAGGCGGCCACCCCCATCGCCACGATCTCGCCCAAAGTGGCGTACGCGTAGGAGTAGGTCGATCCCGAGACGGGCACGGCGGAGGCCATCTCGGCGTAGCAGATGGCTGCCAGACCCGCGGCTATCCCG from Microlunatus phosphovorus NM-1 includes:
- a CDS encoding amino acid permease, which encodes MSVSPASAEANSLFRRKPVGDRHGPQLNRTIGTFQLTMFGVGATVGTGIFFVLGQAVPEAGPAVILSFILAGIAAGLAAICYAEMASAVPVSGSTYSYAYATLGEIVAMGVAACLLLEYGVSTAAVAVGWSGYLNEALHNITGVSLPQAILYAPFAEDPTAPTGLINLPAVVLVFLCMVLLIRGASESAKVNAVMVVIKLSVLVMFSIIAFTAFDSNHFADFAPFGAAGVAAAAGTIFFSFIGLDAVSTAGDEVKDPQKTMPRALIGALFTVIAIYLLVAISAIGAQPWTDFKGQSEAGLSKILEIITGNNIWGTILALGAVISIFSVTLVTMYGQTRILFAMGRDGMLPKVFSKVSPQTQTPVNNTIIVAAVVSVLAAFVPLDYLIDLVSIGTLTAFIVVSLGVMILRYRQPDLPRGFKVPGFPVTPILSIVVCGYILISLKPITWLVFALWVGVFLTFYMMYGRKHSVLGRLLAGEKVDDEVDE